From the genome of Labeo rohita strain BAU-BD-2019 chromosome 12, IGBB_LRoh.1.0, whole genome shotgun sequence:
CACAGCATCAGGGAGACTCAACCCTGACATATACCCCTGTTGCTCCAGTAACACCCATAACTTCTCATAGTACCAGTATGGTAAACGGGGAACCTTTGGTAGTGAGCAGGACAAGTGTTGTGTTGTCTTCGCCAGGTCAGACACCTATGCCATCCATGGCAGGAGCATTACCAGAGCAAGCAGACTCATCGGGTACCAGTTCAGTGCACAACAGAACTGCCAGGCCATTTGCCCCTGGCTGTGTGAGCCACCGAGCAGCAACTGCTCCAGTAGTCTTCAGGCCAAGCCCTGCCAAAAAGGCTGCATCACAGGCTCAGGCTGTGTCTGTGGCAAATATCCCAGCTTCATTCTCTACTGCTGGCTCGGAGGGGAAGAAAGCCATCTCTACAACATCACTGTATATCCCTGCCAGACCAGCCACCTACAATGGTCCTTCCTCTGTGCTCTCTCCATCCTCAATCACTTCAGGTCCATTTTCTCCTCCCCCTTCAAATGTTCCACTCTACTCCCCAACCTATTCAAGCACCTCAGCCCCTTTTTCTCCAACATCTTCTCATGTAACACCTGTGAGTTCCCCTCAGCCTCAGCCTTACTCTCCTCCGCAAACACAGGCAATGCCACTCTGTCCTCCGTACCATCTTGCGATTTCTGCTCAATATCAGCCCCCTCCACAAGCTCAAGTGCCAGCACAGCCTTTCTCTCCCCCGTTCACAAATGCCCCAGGTCTTTCCAATGCTCCTGCCCAGGCCTTTGCTCCTGCAACACCTGCAGCACACAAAGTCTCTTTCAACCCATACATCTCTGTGGCATCCACTACTCCAGAAACACCAAATGTACCAGTTGCCCAACAGTATACTCTCTCCAACTCCACTGACGGGATCTCTTCTCGAGAGCAGCGGGTCTCAGTCCCTGCCGGCCGCACTGGAATTCTGCAGGATGCTCGTCGTCGTGGCTCCAAGAAACCAATGTTCACTGCTAAAGAGGAGAAGAAGGCTCCAACTTACAACCCTGAGCTACTGTCTCTAGTGCAGAACTTGGATGACAGGTCCCGTTCAGGTGTAGAGGCTGGGTTTGAGTCTGGCCCCGAAGAGGATTTCCTCAACCTGGGTGCAGAGGCTTGCAACTTCATGCAAGCACAGAGATACAAGATGCCACCTCCAGTGGCTCCTAAACCTGCTCCAGCTCCTGAGATGCCCCAGATGCAAGGTAAAGGTGCAGAGCTGTTTGCACGCAGACAAAGTCGCATGGACCGCTACGTGGTGGATAAACAGCCCAAATCTCCAGCACATCCTCGTGATCCTTCACCTACACCCTCTCTCCCAGCTCACTGGAAATACTCGCCAAACATCCGAGCCCCACCACCCATTAATTACAATCCACTGCTGTCACCTTCGTGCCCTCCAGTGGCCCAGCGTGGCACCAAGGCTCATGATGCAACTAAAGTTGGGGTTAAAACAGCACCTGGCCAACACAAACAGGGTATAAAGGCTCTTGACTTTGTGAGCAGGCAGCCATACCAGCTCAACTCATCTTTGTTCAGTTACGGAGGTGGAGTCCCTCAAAACACTGCCACTTATCAGCAGCAGCAGAATGGTGTTGGCATGACAGGTAATTCCCTTAACGCACCAAAGCAGGTTCCTGTTAAAGCAAACCGTGTGTATGAAATCAAACGTTTCTCCACACCTACTCCCATGTCTGCTCCCACATCTCTGACACCCACCATAATCGCCCCTCGCTCTGCCACAACTCTCGGTGAGCCAATGTGGCGCAGTGATGTCATTTCCCCACCTCCTGTCGCTCCAAGACCTGCAGCGCCATTCTCGCCACCACCTCCCGCCCCGACAGCAGCCCTGCCTGCTCTCCCCAGAATATCCACTGCCCCAGTGCCCAATTCAGTGCCTATCCCACATCCTACTCCTGGGCAGGCCTACAGCCCATTCCAAGCAGGCAAGCAGTTTAAGAGTGCCCCTGAGCTGAGTCCCCTGTCTGCTGGTGTTCAGTCCTCAGGGTCTGGAAGCAGCCAGAACCTACGGGTACCCAGACCCCGCTTCAGTACATCAAGCATGGGTCTGCAACCAAATGTGTGGAGGCCTGGCTCCATACATTACTGAGAAACCACTGTGACAGTAATTACCACCCTGGGCAAGAGCACTTAAGTGCTTAAGCTCTATTCTGCTAAATGAATTGTAAGTCTACAGTAATATGACAAAACCATCAGTcaattttgcatgttcacaattttcagtcacaaatacacaattattttaaaaatagagtaTGCAGCAACATCTTAGATGCCTATATCTGTATATGTATTATTCAGTTTCATCAAAATGTTGAGATATTTATATACTATGGACACAACTTTGGTTTATGTGTCTAATTCAGTTCGCATCCAGTTTGTTTTACATCAAATGAACATGTTTAACCCACAGACAGAATTGCACAGTCACTACTTGTGAGagcaactaaataaaataactaaatataataatgtctAATAATAATCAGTTTTGACATTACGTACTGGGGCCACAAGAAGGATAAGTGATAATAA
Proteins encoded in this window:
- the synpo2lb gene encoding synaptopodin 2-like protein produces the protein MVAEEVVVTLSGGAPWGFRLQGGAEHQKPLQVAKVRKRSKACRAGLRETDELVSINDVSCGTLSHAEAMNLIDSGRGTLHLRIKRAPAAYQSVVLVGRAPSPRIDKEYQAALRALSPPLTSKRSSVNRASLMSPTGGLEWLTSPPDSEAYYGETDSDADVAAQEKQRRQRRRSPSSSPAKSPGQASPQEEETSEMSGYESAQDVCMYPQSQSWPVSDLEGMGTQQQRVMPGVARREVVFQPAQAEWSHQAENSSENSDQSPSGAAEVDSGFQEPPTVPPPLVSPERAKEALMLASHRQMVPMVGPVDNPVDEELTITYMDKAKQAKLHRGESLQEKQVKEARSKCRTIASLLTDAPNPHSKGVLMFKKRRQRAKKYTLTCFGSVDGESYRNSEGETEDESLFPGSESELEEDGFSAAPDPTWDSGYLDVLDRRTSACVVPDRDAENSPGLNATSGKGAQLFEQQRKRAEEHKSNLVTPTAYSMPQHQGDSTLTYTPVAPVTPITSHSTSMVNGEPLVVSRTSVVLSSPGQTPMPSMAGALPEQADSSGTSSVHNRTARPFAPGCVSHRAATAPVVFRPSPAKKAASQAQAVSVANIPASFSTAGSEGKKAISTTSLYIPARPATYNGPSSVLSPSSITSGPFSPPPSNVPLYSPTYSSTSAPFSPTSSHVTPVSSPQPQPYSPPQTQAMPLCPPYHLAISAQYQPPPQAQVPAQPFSPPFTNAPGLSNAPAQAFAPATPAAHKVSFNPYISVASTTPETPNVPVAQQYTLSNSTDGISSREQRVSVPAGRTGILQDARRRGSKKPMFTAKEEKKAPTYNPELLSLVQNLDDRSRSGVEAGFESGPEEDFLNLGAEACNFMQAQRYKMPPPVAPKPAPAPEMPQMQGKGAELFARRQSRMDRYVVDKQPKSPAHPRDPSPTPSLPAHWKYSPNIRAPPPINYNPLLSPSCPPVAQRGTKAHDATKVGVKTAPGQHKQGIKALDFVSRQPYQLNSSLFSYGGGVPQNTATYQQQQNGVGMTGNSLNAPKQVPVKANRVYEIKRFSTPTPMSAPTSLTPTIIAPRSATTLGEPMWRSDVISPPPVAPRPAAPFSPPPPAPTAALPALPRISTAPVPNSVPIPHPTPGQAYSPFQAGKQFKSAPELSPLSAGVQSSGSGSSQNLRVPRPRFSTSSMGLQPNVWRPGSIHY